One genomic window of Centroberyx gerrardi isolate f3 chromosome 15, fCenGer3.hap1.cur.20231027, whole genome shotgun sequence includes the following:
- the LOC139923010 gene encoding sphingomyelin synthase-related protein 1-like — MAPPEESVSAWSCKRVARWLREEGFGEYVELLCTQHRLDGTSLLALTEADLRGPPLGLSVLGDIKRLALALRRLQRQNQAQLEELGLSSTDSLPAGATLGAAGPEWGCNGVDRRCSGGDHLRNGTELRLRDGDRSGYGSGGVLCHTHSNGKCRQHLAGRLDPEVWKTVISSVYVMFVFGFTSFVMVIVHERVPDMRTYPPLPDIFLDSVPRIPWAFAMAEACGLILCYIFLLILLLHKHRSILLRRLCSLMGTVFLLRCFTMFVTSLSVPGQHLQCASKMYGDTWGKIQRALAIWSGFGMTLTGVHTCGDYMFSGHTVVITMLNFFVTEYTPRSWNLIHTISWVLNLFGIFFILAAHEHYSIDVFIAFYITTRLFLYYHTLANTRAYQQSRRARIWFPMFSFFECNVNGPVPNQYHWPFNRPAFMKTLIG; from the exons ATGGCTCCACCAGAGGAGAGTGTGAGCGCCTGGAGCTGTAAGCGCGTGGCCCGGTGGCTGAGGGAAGAAGGCTTCGGGGAGTATGTGGAGTTGTTGTGTACCCAGCACCGCCTGGACGGCACCAGCCTGCTGGCTCTGACTGAGGCTGACCTGCGCGGCCCCCCGCTGGGCCTCAGTGTGCTGGGAGACATCAAGAGGCTGGCCTTGGCCCTTCGCAGGCTCCAGAGACAGAACCAGgcccagctggaggagctggggcTCAGCTCAACGGACAGCCTACCTGCTGGGGCCACACTGGGGGCTGCGGGGCCCGAGTGGGGCTGTAACGGAGTTGACAGGAGGTGTAGCGGAGGTGATCACTTGCGTAACGGGACTGAGCTGCGCCTGAGGGACGGTGATAGATCAGGATACGGTTCAGGAGGGGTGCTGTGTCATACACACTCCAACGGGAAGTGTAGGCAGCACCTGGCTGGCCGGCTGGACCCGGAGGTCTGGAAGACAGTCATCAGTTctgtttatgttatgtttgtgtTCGGATTCACGTCCTTCGTCATGGTCATCGTACACGAGCGTGTCCCGGACATGAGGACATATCCACCACTGCCTGACATATTTCTGGACAG TGTTCCCAGAATCCCTTGGGCTTTTGCAATGGCTGAAGCCTGTGGCCTGATCTTGTGTTACATCTTTCTGTTGATCCTGCTGCTTCACAAACACAG gtccATTCTGCTCAGGCGCCTGTGCTCTTTGATGGGGACGGTATTTTTGCTTCGTTGCTTCACCATGTttgtcacctctctctctgtgcctgggCAGCATCTACAGTGCGCTAGTAAG ATGTACGGTGACACCTGGGGAAAGATACAGAGGGCGCTCGCTATCTGGAGCGGCTTTGGCATGACTCTGACCGGCGTCCACACGTGTGGAGACTACATGTTCAGCGGCCATACTGTAGTCATCACAATGCTCAACTTTTTTGTCACCGAAT ACACTCCACGAAGCTGGAATCTGATCCACACCATCTCCTGGGTGTTGAACTTGTTTGGGATCTTTTTCATCCTGGCGGCTCATGAGCACTACTCCATCGACGTGTTCATAGCCTTCTACATCACCACCCGCCTGTTCCTCTACTACCACACCTTGGCCAACACACGCGCCTACCAGCAGAGCCGGCGGGCGCGCATATGGTTCCCCATGTTCTCCTTCTTCGAGTGCAACGTGAACGGACCGGTGCCCAACCAATACCACTGGCCCTTCAACAGACCTGCTTTTATGAAGACTCTGATTGGATAG
- the LOC139923028 gene encoding beta-microseminoprotein, whose protein sequence is MTSLRVAVCLLGLVVLCQSQCFFEGLVIKDLNNPPTGCVDRDGTQHPFGSEWVKNCNECSCTTNGMSCCSKILDPDSVDIPEECELVVNKAACSVKVVLKSDKTKECSQF, encoded by the exons aTG ACGTCTCTCCGTGTGGCTGTTTGTCTGCTGGGGCTGGTCGTCCTCTGCCAGTCTCAGTGCTTCTTCGAGGGGCTAGTGATCAAAGACCTGAACAACCCTCCGACAG GGTGTGTGGATAGGGACGGGACGCAGCACCCCTTTGGTTCCGAATGGGTGAAAAACTGCAACGAGTGCTCCTGTACAACGAACGGCATGAGCTGCTGCAGCAA GATCCTCGACCCAGACTCTGTAGACATTCCTGAGGAGTGTGAGCTGGTTGTGAATAAGGCGGCCTGCTCTGTCAAGGTGGTGCTGAAGTCAGACAAGACAAAAGAGTGTAGTCAGTTCTGA